In Crassostrea angulata isolate pt1a10 chromosome 6, ASM2561291v2, whole genome shotgun sequence, a genomic segment contains:
- the LOC128189320 gene encoding uncharacterized protein LOC128189320 — MALSQSDAPKTVPGLPAVAQHYLVCGTEDCKKNCQFYCNPCHRPMCEQCRDEHQKSTEAKNHEVVPYKQRKMQLPVEKCKDHPNKDIDILCEDCQVPVCSKCATQNHQKHTLIDLETIYSEKFTSCLEKIKEIHQVFIPNSQDVQRDIKENAKDIKEIMDNVRNMMKTETESLKCLLETVTSDNIEQVNKMEESLMENLQSQDKTYQDYISYLEDLAKKFNGSLSSTKLHDSPLIFSHSDQLKAKPIPETIKPVPPVFTAGRHSKEDVIKLLGRVTVPDTKPENRKIKPMETASTQYNIINSYSLYLIGFLFLLTLLVPGLNIYDHTWKQIKENWKKSDVKPTLSLSSSVTKVREYTVQGVHNVYHISLNKSDRVWVSDWNGNVVQTDLLGNLLQKIQTSGKDEGYHTVTQDGDLIYTDKRNKVINRITQDNTLTEFIKTGDWTPLSIYSSHINGDILVGMIKYGEVRVTRYNKSGKEIQNIQKDNKGQELYRYPYYITENINGDICTSEYNKKAVVVVEKSGQHRFSYTGQGSKFFPFGICTDLLGHILVADGITDVVHLLDQDGQFLSLLLPAQDKITGFPLSLCVDEENNLHVGQRSTNTVSVYNYLH; from the coding sequence ATGGCATTATCCCAGTCAGATGCTCCAAAAACTGTTCCAGGCCTACCAGCTGTTGCCCAACACTACCTGGTGTGTGGCACTGAAGACTGTAAAAAGAACTGTCAGTTTTACTGCAATCCTTGCCACCGACCAATGTGTGAACAATGCAGAGATGAACATCAGAAGAGTACAGAAGCCAAGAACCACGAAGTGGTCCCTTACAAACAACGCAAAATGCAGCTTCCTGTGGAGAAATGCAAGGATCACCCAAATAAAGATATAGACATTCTCTGTGAGGACTGCCAAGTTCCAGTTTGTTCTAAATGTGCCACACAAAACCATCAAAAACACACACTTATAGATTTAGAGACAATCTATTCAGAGAAATTCACTTCTTGTCTTGAAAAAATCAAGGAAATACATCAGGTTTTTATCCCGAATTCACAAGATGTTCAGAGggatataaaagaaaatgccaaAGATATAAAAGAAATCATGGATAATGTAAGAAATATGATGAAAACTGAAACCGAATCTTTAAAATGTCTGCTGGAAACAGTCACGTCAGATAATATAGAGCAAGTCAATAAAATGGAAGAATCACTTATGGAGAATCTTCAGAGTCAAGACAAAACTTATCAAGATTACATCTCCTATCTTGAGGACCTTGCCAAAAAGTTCAATGGCTCCCTGTCCTCAACTAAACTTCATGATAGTCCActcattttctctcattctgaCCAACTAAAAGCCAAACCGATACCTGAGACAATTAAACCAGTCCCTCCAGTATTTACTGCTGGTCGACACAGCAAAGAGGATGTCATCAAACTACTGGGTAGAGTAACTGTTCCAGACACCAAACCagagaacagaaaaataaaacccatgGAGACTGCCTCTACACAGTATAACATCATAAATAGTTATTCCTTATATTTAATCGGTTTTTTGTTTCTGCTCACTTTATTGGTACCtggtttaaacatttatgaccATACATGGAAACAGATTAAAGAAAACTGGAAGAAATCTGACGTGAAACCAACACTGTCTCTGTCCTCCTCTGTCACCAAGGTCAGGGAGTACACAGTACAAGGTGTTCacaatgtatatcatatatcactCAATAAATCGGACAGAGTCTGGGTCAGTGATTGGAACGGCAACGTTGTCCAAACGGATCTACTTGGTAATCTGCTACAGAAGATACAAACCAGTGGAAAAGATGAAGGctaccacacagtcacacaggacGGGGATCTGATCTATACAGACAAAAGGAATAAAGTCATCAATAGGATAACACAGGATAATACATtaactgaattcattaaaacaggAGACTGGACACCTCTCAGCATATACTCCTCCCACATCAACGGCGATATACTGGTGGGGATGATAAAGTATGGAGAGGTTAGAGTCACCAGGTACAATAAGTCAGGGaaagaaatacagaacatacagaAGGACAACAAAGGACAGGAACTGTATAGATATCCATactacatcacagaaaacatcaatggtgaTATCTGTACATCAGAATATAACAAGAAAGCTGTAGTGGTTGTGGAAAAATCAGGACAACACAGGTTCTCCTACACTGGTCAGGGGTCTAAGTTTTTTCCCTTTGGTATATGTACTGATCTCCTCGGTCACATTCTGGTGGCTGATGGTATCACTGACGTAGTTCAtctcctggatcaggacggt